Proteins found in one Brachypodium distachyon strain Bd21 chromosome 5, Brachypodium_distachyon_v3.0, whole genome shotgun sequence genomic segment:
- the LOC112269512 gene encoding uncharacterized protein LOC112269512, with product MPRDNQSELLLLLAAGCTSVGTFIMCVICSVQRTFYHAVLYLIILVSLEYYNLPELKNTTGNKMDQSDDVKLTLADVLKHTTEAMWSMKMQRLSCADQLVFLSSSVRCNAWSIILAMATLYWLVPD from the exons ATGCCTCGTGATAATCAATCTGAACTACTACTATTACTCGCTGCCGGGTGCACATCAGTGGGCACATTTATCATGTGTGTGATTTGCAGTGTGCAAAGAACCTTCTATCATGCAGTGCTCTACCTGATCATTCTGGTGTCTCTGGAATACTACAATCTACCTGAACTGAAGAACACAACTGGAAATAAAATGGACCAATCTGATGATGTCAAGCTTACCTTGGCTGATGTACTGAAACATACTACCGAGGCCATGTGGAGCATGAAGATGCAG CGTTTATCCTGCGCCGATCAACTTGTCTTTCTCAGCAGCAGTGTGCGTTGCAATGCCTG GAGCATCATACTGGCGATGGCGACCCTGTACTGGTTGGTTCCTGACTGA
- the LOC100821667 gene encoding uncharacterized protein LOC100821667 has product MALRSPELRFAATSGLGALSRPSRLTPSPLAALATPRRRRRGPSPSPSPSPSDSNPSTASADDTEGPEWKKVSAKRFGFKESMIPDEAWNVLHRLRSRGYDVYLVGGCVRDLIMKKIPKDFDIITTADLRQVKDTFTGSAVIVGRRFPIVHVHDNNSIVEVSSFNTYARGSSGNQAHTSKSPHCSKNDYIRWKNCQGRDFTINGLMFNPYSEKIYDYLGGIEDIKKAKVRTVIPAGTSFHEDCARILRAIRIAARLGFSFPKETAYYVRTLACSVARLDKGRLLMEVNYMLAYGSAEASLRLLWRFGLLEHLLPFQAAYFSSTHFKRKDKGTNMLLILFSKLDSFLAPNRPCHNSLWISILAFHEALVRQPRDPLVVATFALAMYLGGDLSLAVDIGQSINRRHDAGFSELLEPQVWSDKHLVAEVQGLATSMRRALTEMTDEYYVANAMAKIPQAPSSDLVFIPLQAYLKVLKLIECVQHGKKECGYEPKRDGNIDYHSLSHGTPAEVRNLFTLVIFDTIYPPNLEKEDDDSS; this is encoded by the exons ATGGCGCTGCGCTCGCCGGAGCTTCGCTTCGCTGCCACCTCGGGGCTCGGCGCGCTCTCCCGGCCGAGCCGCCTCACGCCCTCGCCCCTTGCCGCTCTCGCTACTCCGCGCCGACGACGCCGCGGCCCGTCCCCGtccccttctccctcgccCTCCGACTCCAATCCATCGACCGCCTCCGCCG ACGACACGGAGGGGCCCGAGTGGAAGAAGGTGAGCGCGAAGAGGTTCGGGTTCAAGGAGTCCATGATCCCCGACGAGGCATGGAAcgtcctccaccgcctccgcaGCAGAG GATATGATGTGTACCTGGTTGGTGGTTGTGTTCGAGATCTCATAATGAAGAAAATCCCAAAAGATTTTGACATAATAACGACAGCTGATCTTAGGCAG GTGAAAGACACCTTTACAGGATCAGCTGTAATAGTTGGAAGGCGTTTTCCCATAGTTCATGTACATGACAATAATTCTATTGTTGAG GTGTCAAGTTTTAATACTTACGCTAGAGGGTCAAGTGGCAATCAAGCACACACTTCAAAGAGCCCACATTGTAGCAAGAATGATTATATTCGCTGGAAAAACTGCCAAGGGAGGGACTTCACTATAAATGG ATTAATGTTCAATCCATATTCAGAAAAGATCTATGACTACTTGGGGGGCATTGAAGATATTAAGAAAGCTAAG GTTCGTACTGTTATTCCCGCTGGCACTTCATTCCATGAGGATTGTG CTCGTATTCTACGTGCAATCAGAATTGCAGCTCGATTAGGGTTTAGCTTTCCCAAAGAAACAGCTTATTATGTGAGAACTCTTGCCTGCTCTGTGGCAAGACTTGATAAG GGAAGATTACTCATGGAGGTTAACTATATGCTTGCTTATGGTTCAGCTGAAGCTTCTTTAAGGTTGCTTTGGAGATTTGGTCTTCTTGAACATTTATTGCCTTTTCAG GCAGCATATTTTTCTTCAACTCATTTTAAGAGGAAGGATAAGGGGACTAACATGTTACTG ATCCTATTTTCTAAGCTGGATAGTTTTCTTGCACCTAACAGGCCATGCCATAACAGTTTATG GATAAGCATTTTAGCATTTCATGAGGCATTGGTACGCCAACCACGGGATCCTTTGGTGGTGGCCACTTTTGCGCTAGCTATGTACCTCGGAGGTGATCTGTCACTGGCAGTGGATATTGGACAATCAATCAACCGCCGACATGATGCTGGCTTTTCAGAGCTCTTGGAACCCCAGGTTTGGAGTGATAAACATTTAGTAGCTGAAGTGCAAGGACTTGCTACCTCAATGAGGAGGGCATTAACTGAAATGACTGATGAGTATTATGTTGCAAATGCTATGGCAAAAATCCCTCAAGCACCATCCTCAGATCTT GTATTTATCCCACTACAAGCATACCTGAAGGTTCTGAAATTAATCGAGTGTGTTCAACATGGAAAAAAGGAGTGTGGTTATGAACCAAAACGTGATGGAAATATTGATTATCACAGTTTGTCTCATGGTACACCTGCAGAAGTGAGAAATCTCTTCACACTGGTCATCTTTGACACGATATACCCCCCGAACCTCGAGAAAGAGGATGACGACAGCTCTTGA